A section of the Paracoccaceae bacterium genome encodes:
- the rsmA gene encoding 16S rRNA (adenine(1518)-N(6)/adenine(1519)-N(6))-dimethyltransferase RsmA, translating into MSAIDDLPPLRDVIAAHGLSARKSLGQNFLLDLNLTSKIARSAGDLTGCDVLEVGPGPGGLTRGLLAAGARRVLAVEKDARCLPALAQIADAYPGRLQVIEGDALEIYVMAHLTPPIRIVSNLPYNVGTALLTRWLDPPAWPPFWDSLTLMFQREVAERIVATPGASGYGRLGVLAGWRSDARIVMSLPPGAFTPPPKVSSAVVRLDALPTPRFRADARVLLPLVKAAFGQRRKMLRSSLKGVAPGIEEHLIAAGIAPTARAQEIPVQDFCALARQIAQA; encoded by the coding sequence ATGAGTGCCATCGACGATCTGCCCCCCCTGCGCGACGTGATCGCGGCCCATGGGTTGAGCGCGCGAAAATCGCTGGGGCAGAACTTTCTGCTGGATCTGAACCTGACGTCAAAGATTGCACGTTCGGCCGGGGATCTGACCGGCTGCGACGTGTTAGAGGTTGGCCCGGGCCCGGGTGGGCTGACGCGGGGGCTGTTGGCGGCGGGCGCACGTCGGGTGCTGGCGGTGGAAAAGGACGCGCGCTGCTTGCCCGCCCTGGCGCAGATTGCCGATGCCTATCCGGGGCGTTTGCAGGTGATCGAAGGCGATGCGTTGGAGATTTACGTGATGGCGCATCTGACCCCGCCGATCCGCATCGTTTCAAACCTTCCCTATAACGTCGGAACCGCCCTGCTGACCCGCTGGCTGGACCCACCCGCGTGGCCACCATTCTGGGATTCGCTGACCCTGATGTTCCAGCGCGAGGTTGCCGAACGCATCGTCGCAACGCCGGGGGCTTCGGGTTACGGACGCCTGGGCGTATTGGCAGGTTGGCGCAGTGATGCGCGCATCGTGATGAGCTTGCCACCTGGCGCCTTCACCCCGCCGCCCAAGGTCAGTTCAGCAGTGGTCCGGCTGGACGCCCTGCCCACCCCGCGTTTTCGAGCCGATGCGCGCGTGTTGTTGCCGCTGGTGAAGGCGGCCTTCGGGCAGCGCCGCAAGATGCTGCGCTCGAGCCTGAAGGGCGTCGCGCCGGGGATCGAAGAGCACCTGATCGCCGCCGGAATCGCGCCAACCGCACGCGCCCAAGAAATCCCGGTACAGGATTTCTGCGCCCTGGCCCGGCAGATTGCGCAAGCGTGA
- the pdxA gene encoding 4-hydroxythreonine-4-phosphate dehydrogenase PdxA, with product MTQAPIALSCGDPSGIGPEIAVKARAALGADCPFFWIGAPRHLPSGAEFALIDSPDQAQRISPAALPVLPMAIAQNAVPGQPDAANATGVIAAIERAVTLVQAGDAAAVCTAPIHKKALKDGAAFAFPGHTEFLAALAGIDRVVMMLACDALRVVPATIHIPLAEVSAALTPALLEDTLRITHAAMIQDFGLADPRIAVAGLNPHAGEGGVIGREEIEVIAPVLNRLRAEGMRLSDPMSADTMFHAGVRALYDVAVAMYHDQALIPIKTLDFSGGVNVTLGLPFVRTSPDHGTAYDIAGTGRADATSLIAALRMAQDMASARR from the coding sequence ATGACGCAGGCGCCCATCGCGCTCAGCTGTGGTGACCCGTCGGGCATCGGCCCTGAAATCGCGGTCAAGGCGCGGGCGGCGCTTGGCGCGGATTGCCCGTTCTTCTGGATCGGCGCCCCCCGGCATCTGCCATCGGGGGCCGAGTTTGCGCTGATCGACAGCCCAGATCAGGCACAGAGGATTTCGCCTGCGGCCCTGCCCGTCCTGCCCATGGCAATTGCGCAGAATGCGGTGCCTGGTCAGCCCGATGCGGCGAATGCCACAGGAGTCATCGCAGCGATTGAACGGGCCGTGACGCTGGTTCAGGCGGGCGATGCCGCGGCCGTCTGTACGGCGCCGATTCACAAGAAGGCGTTGAAGGATGGCGCGGCGTTTGCCTTTCCCGGACATACCGAGTTTCTGGCCGCACTCGCCGGGATTGACCGCGTCGTGATGATGCTGGCCTGTGACGCGCTGCGGGTCGTTCCGGCAACGATCCACATTCCTCTGGCCGAAGTGTCCGCCGCCCTGACCCCGGCCCTGTTAGAGGACACGCTGCGCATCACCCATGCCGCAATGATCCAGGATTTCGGGCTGGCCGACCCGCGCATTGCCGTGGCCGGGCTGAACCCCCACGCAGGCGAAGGCGGCGTCATTGGGCGTGAGGAGATCGAGGTGATCGCCCCCGTTCTGAACCGCCTACGGGCCGAGGGGATGCGCCTGAGCGACCCAATGTCCGCCGATACGATGTTCCACGCGGGCGTGCGGGCGCTGTATGACGTGGCCGTGGCGATGTACCACGATCAGGCGCTGATCCCGATCAAGACGCTGGATTTTTCCGGCGGGGTGAATGTGACGCTGGGCCTGCCGTTCGTGCGCACCTCGCCCGATCACGGCACCGCCTATGACATCGCCGGAACCGGGCGCGCGGATGCGACCTCGTTAATTGCGGCGCTGCGGATGGCGCAGGATATGGCGTCGGCGCGAAGGTGA